A single window of Channa argus isolate prfri chromosome 12, Channa argus male v1.0, whole genome shotgun sequence DNA harbors:
- the LOC137137281 gene encoding uncharacterized protein isoform X1, which produces MRVVQPTGVREVAKGVLMAENVRSPFDYREPPTLDSDGDGSKPLPPRGRMCGRKRKGTPVKVCDRAYVTEDEEEESMSEHSYSPGDGQYPEGPEDGLPPPGSPYYLPDPSQLCVPELGEEGASGVRGPVLFHPPPNCRIREVHCGTQVRLVVIAIRDIAKGEEITVDYSLTDWGENAMEDEAGPHPLSLSVSDYLTPSWSLSPSSSPLTHSEPSDSDREEDEEEEEDDDDDDDEEEDIEELRGRMLRRRKKRKMPAAVNSKKKSAPTSSRGPGRPCSTFSRPAPVAPSVRSQSQPPVGALAPPTTNINNNININIGSSSSATVSRRQHCPYCGRHYRSLARHLEKHHANQPEVRTAMELAHLHTHSSSNGSTSHPQPSSSSASATQSHSFAVPQSSASSPAPPSLFSRKKESPTPCPSTGSVSFSLSLSPPTSNQPVVTKKGPGLPVPATKRPATPMLSRVKSPSPPPSPPPPRRGRRMKREVHEEQQKVESSRSQEELVPPPTPEPDIDPDEELELSGDGEDEAPEEKNGETVSTHRHHMSPLLSSLSCLVLYLRCQQHSSFLSLTRSPNSAEAWRLLCHSSLSLLILYNRHRECEVAKLTVQDYHNRVAPQTGSSTSSPSGMEALLSPFERQVLCHLPRAGVLGKRGRTQPLILPPHCESCLDLLLQTSPNVGVDPESPYVFSRPYHSPATPLRGTDLLRNLARASGAKNPGALTATRVRRQVAILTQLLLLEEGEGQGGATKRLEDFLEREYHVTQNCSTIIRDPALMGRVARVVLYGEREGVLFRGMSLQHICLELDVMSGNSADSFSEDSEAEEEKEEVKEKAEVIVKKKGPGRPPGKKNAPIPSTVNQSVANVHKRRCIPPKSGKRGVLKRPWSEAERVAVETHLKRNLLELRVPAKADCERCLELCPLLVSNQRDWRAIKFYVHNRIQLLKKQGRRESAMAVS; this is translated from the exons ACGCATGTGTGGGAGAAAAAGGAAGGGGACACCTGTGAAGGTGTGTGACCGAGCGTATGTAacagaagatgaggaggaggagagcatgTCAGAACACAGCTACAGTCCCG GAGATGGCCAGTATCCAGAGGGTCCAGAAGATGGTCTCCCTCCACCTGGCAGTCCCTACTACCTGCCTGATCCCAGTCAGCTTTG TGTGCCAGAGTTGGGGGAGGAGGGAGCGAGTGGTGTCCGGGGACCTGTGCTCTTTCATCCACCACCCAACTGTCGGATTCGAGAAGTCCATTGTGGAACCCAGGTGCGGTTGGTTGTCATAGCAATCCGAGACATCGCCAAAGGGGAGGAGATCACAGTGGACTATAGCCTGACAGACTGGGGCGAGAATGCAATG GAGGATGAGGCTGGACCCCACCCACTGTCCCTCTCTGTTTCTGATTACCTTACCCCCTCCTGGTCATTATCACCTTCATCCTCCCCACTCACCCACTCTGAACCTAGTGACTCAGATcgtgaggaggatgaagaggaggaggaggatgatgatgacgacgacGATGAAGAAGAGGACATTGAGGAGCTAAGAGGCAGAATGCTTCGCCGCCGCAAGAAGCGCAAGATGCCAGCTGCTGTCAATTCAAAGAAGAAGAGTGCACCTACGTCCTCTAGAGGACCTGGGCGCCCCTGCTCCACCTTTTCTCGCCCAGCACCTGTTGCACCGTCTGTCAGATCCCAGTCCCAGCCCCCAGTTGGCGCCCTGGCCCCTCCAACCACCAACATCAacaataacattaacataaacattGGCAGCTCTAGCAGTGCCACAGTGAGCCGACGGCAACACTGCCCATACTGTGGCCGCCACTATCGCTCTCTGGCTCGGCACCTGGAAAAACACCACGCCAATCAGCCCGAGGTCAGAACAGCCATGGAGCTGgcacacctccacacacacagctcttcaaATGGTAGCACCTCACACCCTCAGCCCTCATCATCGTCAGCCTCTGCAACTCAGAGTCATTCCTTTGCTGTTCCTCAGTCTTCTGCTTCCAGCCCTGCACCACCGTCTCTTTTCTCCAGGAAGAAGGAATCACCAACACCCTGCCCAAGCACAGGCAGcgtctctttctcactctcactttCACCACCTACTTCCAATCAGCCCGTAGTCACCAAAAAGGGGCCAGGCTTACCAGTGCCTGCCACAAAACGGCCTGCAACACCGATGCTATCACGAGTAAAGAGTCCATCACCACCTCCATCTCCGCCTCCTCCTCGAAGAGGTCGAAGGATGAAAAGAGAGGTGCATGAAGAGCAGCAGAAGGTGGAGAGCTCAAGAAGTCAGGAGGAGCTGGTTCCACCTCCAACCCCAGAGCCAGACATAGATCCAGATGAAGAACTGGAGCTTAGTGGAGATGGGGAAGATGAGGCACCAGAGGAGAAGAATGGAGAGACTGTAAG CACCCACAGACACCACATGTCTCCGCTGCTCTCTTCCCTCTCCTGTCTGGTGCTCTACCTGCGCTGTCAGCAGcactcctctttcctctctctaaCCCGCTCGCCTAACTCTGCTGAGGCCTGGCGCCTGCTCTGCCATTCTAGCCTCTCCCTGCTCATCCTTTACAACCGTCACCGAGAATGTGAGGTAGCCAAGCTCACTGTCCAGGACTATCACAACCGTGTTGCGCCTCAGACTGGCTCCAGCACCAGCTCCCCCTCAGGCATGGAAGCTCTCCTGTCTCCCTTCGAGCGCCAGGTCCTCTGTCACCTCCCACGTGCTGGTGTTTTAGGCAAGCGCGGTCGCACTCAGCCCCTTATTCTCCCACCACACTGTGAGTCCTGCTTGGACCTGCTGCTTCAAACCAGCCCCAATGTGGGTGTAGACCCAGAGAGCCCCTACGTCTTCTCTAGACCCTACCACTCTCCTGCCACCCCTCTCCGGGGCACAGACCTTCTGAGAAACCTGGCAAGAGCTAGTGGGGCCAAGAATCCTGGAGCACTGACAGCAACGCGAGTGCGGAGGCAGGTGGCCATCCTTACCCAACTGCTACTCTTAGAGGAGGGTGAGGGTCAGGGTGGAGCTACCAAACGCTTGGAGGACTTCCTGGAGCGAGAGTACCACGTGACCCAAAACTGTTCTACTATCATACGTGACCCAGCACTGATGGGTCGTGTAGCTCGAGTTGTTCTTTATGGAGAGAGGGAAGGTGTGCTTTTCCGAGGGATGAGCCTGCAGCACATCTGCCTTGAGTTGGACG TGATGTCTGGGAACTCAGCAGACTCCTTTTCCGAAGACTctgaggcagaggaggagaaggaggaggttaAGGAGAAAGCAGAGGTTATTGTGAAGAAGAAAGGGCCGGGCCGACCACCGGGAAAGAAGAATGCACCGATTCCTTCTACAGTCAACCAATCAGTAgccaatgttcataaaaggagatGTATACCTCCAAAATCAG GGAAGCGTGGTGTGTTGAAACGTCCCTGGTCAGAGGCTGAACGTGTAGCAGTAGAGACTCATCTGAAGAGAAATCTCTTAGAGCTACGCGTCCCGGCAAAGGCGGACTGCGAGCGCTGCCTGGAACTCTGCCCTCTCTTAGTGAGCAATCAGCGGGACTGGAGGGCCATCAAGTTTTATGTTCACAATCGCATCCAGCTGCTGAAAAAACAAGGGAGGAGGGAAAGTGCCATGGCGGTCAGCTAG
- the LOC137137281 gene encoding uncharacterized protein isoform X2, translated as MCGRKRKGTPVKVCDRAYVTEDEEEESMSEHSYSPGDGQYPEGPEDGLPPPGSPYYLPDPSQLCVPELGEEGASGVRGPVLFHPPPNCRIREVHCGTQVRLVVIAIRDIAKGEEITVDYSLTDWGENAMEDEAGPHPLSLSVSDYLTPSWSLSPSSSPLTHSEPSDSDREEDEEEEEDDDDDDDEEEDIEELRGRMLRRRKKRKMPAAVNSKKKSAPTSSRGPGRPCSTFSRPAPVAPSVRSQSQPPVGALAPPTTNINNNININIGSSSSATVSRRQHCPYCGRHYRSLARHLEKHHANQPEVRTAMELAHLHTHSSSNGSTSHPQPSSSSASATQSHSFAVPQSSASSPAPPSLFSRKKESPTPCPSTGSVSFSLSLSPPTSNQPVVTKKGPGLPVPATKRPATPMLSRVKSPSPPPSPPPPRRGRRMKREVHEEQQKVESSRSQEELVPPPTPEPDIDPDEELELSGDGEDEAPEEKNGETVSTHRHHMSPLLSSLSCLVLYLRCQQHSSFLSLTRSPNSAEAWRLLCHSSLSLLILYNRHRECEVAKLTVQDYHNRVAPQTGSSTSSPSGMEALLSPFERQVLCHLPRAGVLGKRGRTQPLILPPHCESCLDLLLQTSPNVGVDPESPYVFSRPYHSPATPLRGTDLLRNLARASGAKNPGALTATRVRRQVAILTQLLLLEEGEGQGGATKRLEDFLEREYHVTQNCSTIIRDPALMGRVARVVLYGEREGVLFRGMSLQHICLELDVMSGNSADSFSEDSEAEEEKEEVKEKAEVIVKKKGPGRPPGKKNAPIPSTVNQSVANVHKRRCIPPKSGKRGVLKRPWSEAERVAVETHLKRNLLELRVPAKADCERCLELCPLLVSNQRDWRAIKFYVHNRIQLLKKQGRRESAMAVS; from the exons ATGTGTGGGAGAAAAAGGAAGGGGACACCTGTGAAGGTGTGTGACCGAGCGTATGTAacagaagatgaggaggaggagagcatgTCAGAACACAGCTACAGTCCCG GAGATGGCCAGTATCCAGAGGGTCCAGAAGATGGTCTCCCTCCACCTGGCAGTCCCTACTACCTGCCTGATCCCAGTCAGCTTTG TGTGCCAGAGTTGGGGGAGGAGGGAGCGAGTGGTGTCCGGGGACCTGTGCTCTTTCATCCACCACCCAACTGTCGGATTCGAGAAGTCCATTGTGGAACCCAGGTGCGGTTGGTTGTCATAGCAATCCGAGACATCGCCAAAGGGGAGGAGATCACAGTGGACTATAGCCTGACAGACTGGGGCGAGAATGCAATG GAGGATGAGGCTGGACCCCACCCACTGTCCCTCTCTGTTTCTGATTACCTTACCCCCTCCTGGTCATTATCACCTTCATCCTCCCCACTCACCCACTCTGAACCTAGTGACTCAGATcgtgaggaggatgaagaggaggaggaggatgatgatgacgacgacGATGAAGAAGAGGACATTGAGGAGCTAAGAGGCAGAATGCTTCGCCGCCGCAAGAAGCGCAAGATGCCAGCTGCTGTCAATTCAAAGAAGAAGAGTGCACCTACGTCCTCTAGAGGACCTGGGCGCCCCTGCTCCACCTTTTCTCGCCCAGCACCTGTTGCACCGTCTGTCAGATCCCAGTCCCAGCCCCCAGTTGGCGCCCTGGCCCCTCCAACCACCAACATCAacaataacattaacataaacattGGCAGCTCTAGCAGTGCCACAGTGAGCCGACGGCAACACTGCCCATACTGTGGCCGCCACTATCGCTCTCTGGCTCGGCACCTGGAAAAACACCACGCCAATCAGCCCGAGGTCAGAACAGCCATGGAGCTGgcacacctccacacacacagctcttcaaATGGTAGCACCTCACACCCTCAGCCCTCATCATCGTCAGCCTCTGCAACTCAGAGTCATTCCTTTGCTGTTCCTCAGTCTTCTGCTTCCAGCCCTGCACCACCGTCTCTTTTCTCCAGGAAGAAGGAATCACCAACACCCTGCCCAAGCACAGGCAGcgtctctttctcactctcactttCACCACCTACTTCCAATCAGCCCGTAGTCACCAAAAAGGGGCCAGGCTTACCAGTGCCTGCCACAAAACGGCCTGCAACACCGATGCTATCACGAGTAAAGAGTCCATCACCACCTCCATCTCCGCCTCCTCCTCGAAGAGGTCGAAGGATGAAAAGAGAGGTGCATGAAGAGCAGCAGAAGGTGGAGAGCTCAAGAAGTCAGGAGGAGCTGGTTCCACCTCCAACCCCAGAGCCAGACATAGATCCAGATGAAGAACTGGAGCTTAGTGGAGATGGGGAAGATGAGGCACCAGAGGAGAAGAATGGAGAGACTGTAAG CACCCACAGACACCACATGTCTCCGCTGCTCTCTTCCCTCTCCTGTCTGGTGCTCTACCTGCGCTGTCAGCAGcactcctctttcctctctctaaCCCGCTCGCCTAACTCTGCTGAGGCCTGGCGCCTGCTCTGCCATTCTAGCCTCTCCCTGCTCATCCTTTACAACCGTCACCGAGAATGTGAGGTAGCCAAGCTCACTGTCCAGGACTATCACAACCGTGTTGCGCCTCAGACTGGCTCCAGCACCAGCTCCCCCTCAGGCATGGAAGCTCTCCTGTCTCCCTTCGAGCGCCAGGTCCTCTGTCACCTCCCACGTGCTGGTGTTTTAGGCAAGCGCGGTCGCACTCAGCCCCTTATTCTCCCACCACACTGTGAGTCCTGCTTGGACCTGCTGCTTCAAACCAGCCCCAATGTGGGTGTAGACCCAGAGAGCCCCTACGTCTTCTCTAGACCCTACCACTCTCCTGCCACCCCTCTCCGGGGCACAGACCTTCTGAGAAACCTGGCAAGAGCTAGTGGGGCCAAGAATCCTGGAGCACTGACAGCAACGCGAGTGCGGAGGCAGGTGGCCATCCTTACCCAACTGCTACTCTTAGAGGAGGGTGAGGGTCAGGGTGGAGCTACCAAACGCTTGGAGGACTTCCTGGAGCGAGAGTACCACGTGACCCAAAACTGTTCTACTATCATACGTGACCCAGCACTGATGGGTCGTGTAGCTCGAGTTGTTCTTTATGGAGAGAGGGAAGGTGTGCTTTTCCGAGGGATGAGCCTGCAGCACATCTGCCTTGAGTTGGACG TGATGTCTGGGAACTCAGCAGACTCCTTTTCCGAAGACTctgaggcagaggaggagaaggaggaggttaAGGAGAAAGCAGAGGTTATTGTGAAGAAGAAAGGGCCGGGCCGACCACCGGGAAAGAAGAATGCACCGATTCCTTCTACAGTCAACCAATCAGTAgccaatgttcataaaaggagatGTATACCTCCAAAATCAG GGAAGCGTGGTGTGTTGAAACGTCCCTGGTCAGAGGCTGAACGTGTAGCAGTAGAGACTCATCTGAAGAGAAATCTCTTAGAGCTACGCGTCCCGGCAAAGGCGGACTGCGAGCGCTGCCTGGAACTCTGCCCTCTCTTAGTGAGCAATCAGCGGGACTGGAGGGCCATCAAGTTTTATGTTCACAATCGCATCCAGCTGCTGAAAAAACAAGGGAGGAGGGAAAGTGCCATGGCGGTCAGCTAG